A window of the Helianthus annuus cultivar XRQ/B chromosome 4, HanXRQr2.0-SUNRISE, whole genome shotgun sequence genome harbors these coding sequences:
- the LOC110933547 gene encoding uncharacterized protein LOC110933547: MGQLATEMKELKQSSRKLTSDTTTNPAHQKKGSSVGQVSTLRSGKIYKNVDTPPQLVDGVVEDLGEEGESDDESEPNIVKIDGNNTRATTSKPIKAKEGEPILPPFPEALKDLGNIKIINKKGPQPEEIWEVFKQVKINLPLIDAIKQVLAYAKCLKELCTQKRQHKVPEKVDLTDRVSAVLNGVLPPKLRNPGTPLISIQVGDFKMSRALLDLGASMSILPGSLYNQYIFGPLRHADTTVVLADLTPKIPQGIVCDVIVKVEEFYFPVDFLVLDYVSSDQVYQPNVILGRPFLATAHAQIDCRTRTVDMAFGNRTVRLNMFSNVSDMFSSDECFMADIINGCHPHVEDEMFEFCLLCDKIEENHMCDLEEEVQKLEAQVVQERRPAWSHHVESQPTEISSGLKPSLICPPKVELKELPAHLKYAFLGEDQTLPVIITANLEKEHEEALLKVLKTHRAAIGWTLTDLKV, translated from the coding sequence ATGGGCCAACTTGCAACCGAGATGAAGGAGCTGAAGCAGAGTAGCAGGAAGTTAACGAGTGATACAACAACAAACCCCGCTCATCAAAAGAAAGGCAGCTCAGTTGGCCAGGTAAGTACTTTACGTAGTggcaaaatttataaaaatgtcgACACTCCACCACAGCTTGTTGATGGTGTGGTGGAGGATTTAGGTGAAGAGGGTGAGAGTGATGATGAATCGGAACCTAACATTGTTAAAATTGATGGTAACAATACCCGTGCTACAACTTCTAAGCCAATCAAGGCTAAGGAAGGGGAACCGATTTTACCTCCCTTTCCCGAAGCCTTGAAGGATCTGGGTAATAtaaagataatcaataaaaaggGACCTCAACCGGAGGAAATCTGGGAGGTATTTAAACAAGTGAAAATCAATTTACCCTTAATCGACGCCATTAAACAGGTTCTGGCCTATGCTAAATGCCTTAAGGAATTGTGCACTCAAAAACGGCAGCACAAAGTCCCTGAAAAAGTTGATCTAACTGATAGAGTTAGTGCTGTTTTGAATGGAGTCCTTCCACCTAAGCTACGAAATCCCGGGACGCCTTTAATTTCAATTCAAGTTGGTGATTTTAAAATGAGTCGGGCATTGTTGGACCTCGGAGCTAGCATGAGTATCCTTCCGGGAAGCTTGTACAACCAATACATTTTTGGTCCACTGCGTCATGCTGACACAACTGTTGTGTTGGCAGATTTGACCCCTAAGATTCCTCAAGGGATAGTTTGCGACGTGATAGTTAAGGTGGAAGAATTCTATTTTCCAGTTGACTTCTTGGTGCTTGACTATGTTTCTTCTGATCAAGTCTATCAGCCAAACGTTATCTTGGGCCGACCTTTCTTAGCCACTGCGCATGCTCAGATCGACTGTCGCACCCGTACTGTCGACATGGCATTTGGCAATAGAACGGTCCGATTAAATATGTTTTCAAACGTTTCTGACATGTTTTCTAGTGATGAATGTTTCATGGCAGATATCATAAATGGATGTCATCCTCATGTAGAGGATGAAATGTTCGagttttgtttgctttgtgaCAAGATAGAAGAAAATCACATGTGTGATTTGGAAGAAGAAGTTCAGAAATTAGAAGCACAGGTGGTGCAAGAGAGAAGGCCCGCATGGTCCCATCATGTGGAGAGCCAACCTACTGAGATTTCATCTGGTTTGAAACCGTCCCTAATCTGCCCACCGAAGGTAGAATTGAAGGAGCTGCCTGCGCATTTGAAGTATGCGTTTTTAGGAGAGGATCAGACTCTCCCGGTTATTATTACAGCTAATTTGGAGAAAGAACATGAGGAAGCACTACTGAAGGTGCTAAAGACCCATCGAGCAGCGATCGGGTGGACTCTCACCGATTTGAAAGTATAA